AACAAATAAAAATTATCAAGGTTTTAGTAATTTAATTATGCTTTAATTTTACTAACCTTGTAGCTAAAATATATTAAGTTAAGAGGAAATGATGCACAATAAACTGATAGTAGTAATAGGAGCATACGGAAGCGGGAAAAGTGAATATTCCATTAATTTAGCGAAAGAATACCAATTGCAAAATAAAAAAGTCGCTTTAGTAGATTTAGATGTAGTAAATCCCTATTTTCGCAGTAGGGACGTGCGAGAACAATTCCGGAAAGACGGAATTGATGTTATTGCCCCGGAAGGAGAATTCATGCACGCAGATTTACCAATGCTTTCTCCCCGCATTATGGGAGCAGTGGAAAATACGGAATACGTCGTGATTTTGGACGTCGGTGGTGATCCTGCCGGTTGCCGCACTCTGGCACGTTATGTGCAAAAAATTAAAGAACGGGGCTATGAAATGCACTTCGTAGTTAATACGAAGCGGCCTTTCACTTCCAATAAAACAGAAATTATTACCATGAAAAATAATCTGGAAACTGCAGCTAAGTTGCGCATCACACATTTGATTTGCAACACGAATTTAATGGAATTTACCGACGAGAAAATCATAAAGTCCGGCGTGCAAATTTTGACTGAAACAGCCGTGGAAACAGATTTAATTTTCGAAAAATATCTTGTTTTATTTGCCTATGATCAAAAAATTCCTGATAAGATTGAAGGCAAACAAAAATACGTTCTGAAATATTTTTTGAACAAACCCTGGGAAATAAAAAACAGAGTAAATATTCAGGGGATTTGATAAATCTACGGTTTCACAAGGATCGAACCCGAAAAAATGAGTAAAATTGCTTTTTTAATTACCGGTCACATTCGACCTGAAATCTCTGCTGATTATGATGTTCTTTTGGCGGAAAAGATGAGATTAGCAAAATCGCAGTTTATTTCTCTTGATCTTGATTCTGGAGATGTTCTTCCCATAGATATCGATCTGGCAGGAATTGTAATTTCCGGTTCTGCTAAAATGATTAATGAAAATATCGTCTGGTTGAAAAAAGCTTGTGATTGGCTTTGTTTGCAAGACTCAAAAAATGTTCCGATGCTGGGAATTTGTTTTGGTCACCAACTTCTGGCTCATGCTTTTGGTGGGAAAATAGCCGACAATCCGAATGGAATCGAGGTAGGAACAAAAACAATTCGTTTCAGGAAAGAAGCAAAACAAGATCCGCTTCTGCAAAAATATTATCCGAAAATTCTGGTTCAGGTTTCTCATGTCCAATCTGTTATCAGATTGCCAGAAAATGCAGTTGTTTTAGCTTCTTCAGATCAGGAGCCGTATCAGGCTTTCCGATTGAAAGACAATATCTGGGGAGTGCAATTTCATCCTGAATTTGATGACAAAA
This DNA window, taken from Candidatus Cloacimonadota bacterium, encodes the following:
- a CDS encoding glutamine amidotransferase, coding for MSKIAFLITGHIRPEISADYDVLLAEKMRLAKSQFISLDLDSGDVLPIDIDLAGIVISGSAKMINENIVWLKKACDWLCLQDSKNVPMLGICFGHQLLAHAFGGKIADNPNGIEVGTKTIRFRKEAKQDPLLQKYYPKILVQVSHVQSVIRLPENAVVLASSDQEPYQAFRLKDNIWGVQFHPEFDDKIIRKLIVSKDVKYPGKIDVDKLLSEVKETPASCSILSRFAKLVTTNSRLNYKV